A genomic region of Vitis vinifera cultivar Pinot Noir 40024 chromosome 7, ASM3070453v1 contains the following coding sequences:
- the LOC100244172 gene encoding patatin-like protein 2 — protein sequence MATSFGKGRMVTVLSIDGGGVRGIIPGTLLAFLESKFQELDGDDARIADYFDVIAGTSTGGLVTAMLTAPNKDNRPMFAAKDINSFYLDHCPEIFPQNRRISFGKSTISRFGSLIDAVRGPKYNGKYLQSLTVNLLDKVYLKQTLTNVVIPTFDIKLLQPVIFTTDEAKVNVAKNARLSDICISTSAAPTYLPAHYFETKEANGKTRSFNLIDGGVAANNPTLVAMSHISKEILMDNTQFIEMKPMDSKSMLVLSLGTGAPKHEEKYSAAEASRWGLHRWAYNNGATPLLDIFSHASSDMVDIHVSTVFQSLGCEKNYLRIQDDTLTGEESSVDVATTENLQRLGEIGKELLTKPLSRVNLETGRHEQLEGEGTNQEALTQFAKLLSEERKFRQVTR from the exons ATGGctacgagtttcggaaaaggaaGGATGGTAACGGTGTTGAGCATAGATGGAGGGGGCGTTAGGGGGATTATTCCTGGCACCCTTCTTGCCTTTCTTGAATCCAAGTTTCAG GAACTTGATGGAGACGATGCAAGAATTGCAGATTACTTTGACGTGATAGCAGGAACAAGCACTGGCGGGCTAGTGACCGCCATGCTTACAGCTCCCAACAAGGACAATCGCCCTATGTTTGCAGCAAAGGACATCAACAGCTTCTACTTAGACCACTGCCCCGAGATCTTCCCTCAGAACAG GCGCATAAGCTTCGGGAAGTCAACCATCAGTCGGTTTGGTAGTTTGATTGACGCAGTCAGGGGGCCAAAGTACAATGGGAAGTACTTGCAGTCGTTGACAGTTAATCTACTAGATAAAGTTTACCTCAAGCAGACCCTAACAAATGTTGTCATACCAACTTTTGACATCAAGCTCCTTCAGCCAGTAATCTTTACAACCGATGAG GCAAAGGTGAATGTTGCCAAGAATGCTAGACTATCAGATATCTGCATCAGTACCTCCGCAGCTCCCACTTATCTCCCAGCACATTACTTTGAGACAAAAGAGGCCAATGGAAAGACTCGCAGTTTTAATCTCATTGACGGTGGGGTCGCAGCTAATAATCCA ACACTAGTGGCCATGAGCCACATTTCCAAAGAGATCTTGATGGATAACACCCAGTTCATTGAGATGAAACCAATGGACAGCAAGAGCATGTTAGTTTTATCTTTGGGAACCGGTGCACCCAAGCATGAAGAGAAGTACAGTGCAGCCGAAGCTTCCAGATGGGGCTTACACAGATGGGCATATAACAATGGCGCCACACCTTTGCTAGACATTTTCAGCCATGCAAGCTCTGATATGGTTGATATTCATGTTTCCACCGTCTTCCAGTCACTCGGCTGTGAGAAAAACTACCTCCGCATTCAG GATGACACATTGACAGGTGAAGAATCATCTGTAGATGTTGCAACCACTGAAAATCTACAAAGGCTTGGAGAGATTGGGAAGGAGCTGCTAACAAAACCGTTGTCAAGGGTAAACTTAGAGACTGGCAGGCATGAGCAACTCGAGGGAGAGGGAACCAACCAGGAAGCGCTCACTCAATTCGCCAAGCTGCTCTCTGAAGAAAGGAAGTTCAGGCAAGTGACTAGGTAA
- the LOC100249329 gene encoding cation/H(+) antiporter 28 produces MEKANVNFKDLMPTKLQPCKHLVANATGGASYILGFLLVVFLSNIAHALLRTFQQPRMVAETLVGIIAGNIVLTQEELFANIQQTLDNIKDFGMICHMFALGLEMDPCILFQRPTREAMVAYSGMLSTFILACLLTPFFHYSEVPNYKFTFSLSVTLTGTASPLLTRIITDLKIGKSDIGRLVVAAGIHSDLVSTLLISIGFVILSADKNLSVRDCKSILTITSTLIPQALITAMISPIFMGWVNHENPEGKPLKGSHMVLSVAFVVISCSCSALAGYSPVMSAFISGIALPREGRLSKMMISKVNYFLNNIFYPIFFVWVGLMVIFPKFHPGSPWTWARMIFIFVIATLGKVVGTFLSGLMFGFNHPESVALGLLLNVKGHFHMYLALSAVQNEITTNSTGIGLTLAIFCTVVYAPSVVAYIIGRARRKRSPNQRMALQWLDPTNELRILLCVHGPQELPSAINFIEISRGRDDPAIMVYVTDMIELTEQIESTLVRNEGMEVATVTDKIVVEMRDQITSAIKTYEEEHSESGVTLRRMLALSSFSVMHQDISILAENLLVSLVVLPFHKYQASDGNMIEAQSKLRYVNRKVLQYAPCSVGILVDRGFGVTNKISRSSIFLNAAVIFIGGKDDREALAYASHVALHPGVKLTVIRFLLDTNAIAKSTRLGTCKISLPEQEEEMKLDDEFFADFYERHVGGHVAYVEKYLANSAETMSALQSLEGKYGLIIVGRGGRVNSALTAGMNDWEQCPELGPIGDLLSGSSSVVSASILIIQQHRPKGEIAGLTEEFSVM; encoded by the exons ATGGAGAAGGCAAATGTCAACTTCAAAGATTTGATGCCCACAAAGCTACAGCCATGTAAACATTTAGTGGCGAATGCGACAGGTGGGGCATCATATATCTTGGGTTTCCTCCTTGTAGTCTTTCTATCCAATATTGCCCATGCCCTTCTAAGAACTTTTCAACAGCCAAGGATGGTTGCAGAAACTCTT GTAGGGATAATTGCGGGCAACATCGTGCTTACCCAGGAAGAACTCTTTGCAAACATACAACAAACCTTGGATAATATCAAGGACTTTGGTATGATTTGCCATATGTTTGCGTTGGGTCTAGAAATGGATCCCTGCATACTCTTTCAACGGCCAACTCGAGAGGCTATGGTGGCCTATTCTGGAATGCTCTCTACATTTATACTAGCATGCCTTTTGACTCCATTTTTTCATTATTCGGAGGTCCCAAACTACAAATTCACCTTCTCCCTCTCCGTTACCCTCACTGGCACTGCCTCTCCCCTGCTAACCCGCATAATCACTGACCTCAAGATTGGGAAATCGGACATAGGACGACTTGTAGTTGCAGCTGGAATACACTCTGATTTGGTATCAACTCTTCTCATCTCCATTGGGTTTGTTATCCTTTCAGCCGACAAAAATCTCAGTGTCAGGGATTGCAAGAGTATCTTGACGATAACTTCTACCTTGATACCTCAAGCACTAATCACCGCCATGATATCTCCAATTTTCATGGGCTGGGTCAATCATGAAAACCCGGAAGGAAAACCTCTGAAAGGCTCCCACATGGTGCTCTCGGTAGCTTTTGTGGTCATAAGCTGCAGCTGTTCGGCTTTGGCAGGGTATAGCCCCGTGATGAGCGCCTTCATATCAGGAATTGCTTTGCCTAGGGAGGGCAGACTCTCAAAGATGATGATTAGCAAAGTCAACTACTTCTTGAACAACATCTTctatccaattttttttgtttgggtgGGCTTGATGGTCATTTTTCCCAAGTTCCATCCTGGCAGCCCCTGGACATGGGCAagaatgattttcatttttgtgatTGCAACATTGGGAAAAGTTGTTGGAACCTTCCTGTCAGGGTTGATGTTTGGATTTAATCACCCAGAATCGGTTGCACTTGGTTTACTTCTTAATGTCAAGGGCCATTTTCATATGTACTTAGCCCTTTCCGCTGTACAG AATGAAATCACCACTAATTCAACCGGCATTGGGTTGACACTTGCAATTTTCTGCACTGTGGTCTACGCCCCATCAGTGGTGGCCTACATCATTGGACGTGCAAGGAGGAAACGCTCACCAAATCAGCGGATGGCACTTCAATGGCTCGACCCCACAAACGAGCTTAGAATCCTGCTATGCGTCCATGGCCCTCAAGAATTACCTTCTGCCATCAACTTCATTGAGATATCTCGGGGGAGAGATGATCCTGCGATCATGGTGTATGTGACTGATATGATCGAGCTCACTGAACAAATAGAGTCCACACTTGTACGCAATGAAGGAATGGAAGTGGCGACTGTGACAGACAAGATAGTGGTAGAGATGAGAGACCAAATCACTAGTGCAATCAAAACTTATGAAGAGGAGCATAGCGAAAGTGGTGTAACCCTCCGGCGAATGTTAGCTCTCTCATCATTCAGTGTCATGCACCAAGATATTAGCATTTTGGCAGAGAACTTGCTCGTTTCTCTCGTTGTACTGCCATTCCACAAGTACCAGGCATCAGATGGGAACATGATTGAAGCCCAGTCCAAGCTCCGGTACGTGAACAGAAAG GTGCTTCAGTATGCTCCTTGCTCCGTGGGGATACTGGTGGATCGGGGTTTTGGAGTGACCAACAAAATATCAAGATCATCTATATTTCTAAATGCAGCAGTCATTTTCATTGGTGGCAAAGACGATAGGGAAGCGCTTGCCTATGCCAGCCATGTGGCCCTGCACCCCGGAGTGAAACTCACAGTCATTAGATTCCTATTGGATACCAATGCAATTGCCAAATCCACAAGGCTCGGCACCTGCAAGATTAGCCTTCCTGAGCAAGAAGAGGAGATGAAGCTTGATGATGAGTTCTTCGCTGACTTCTATGAGAGACATGTTGGAGGGCACGTTGCTTACGTGGAGAAGTATCTTGCAAATTCAGCTGAGACCATGTCAGCTCTGCAGTCATTAGAAGGGAAATATGGACTCATCATCGTTGGCCGAGGGGGGAGGGTGAATTCAGCATTGACAGCTGGGATGAATGATTGGGAGCAGTGCCCAGAATTAGGTCCCATTGGTGATCTTCTTTCGGGGTCTAGTTCAGTAGTTTCCGCCTCCATTTTAATCATCCAGCAACACCGTCCTAAAGGAGAAATAGCTGGCCTCACCGAAGAATTTTCGGTTATGTAA